One Streptomyces formicae genomic window, GCCCGCACGGCCGGGTCGTGGGTGATCGCCGATCCGGCGCGCGAGGCCAGGTCGGCCCGGTTGGCGGCGAGGTCGGCGGCGATGGTGTCGGTGCCCTGGGACAGGCCCTTGGCCAGGGCGACGATCTCGGTGGTCTTCTGCCGGGCGAAGGCGAGCCACCGCAGGATCTGCGGGTCGATGTCGCGCTCGGCGGCGGCGTCGATCGGGACGTGCAGGAGCGAGCAGGAGGCGGCCACGTCGACCCGGTCGGCGAGGCCGAGCAGGGTGCCGAGGGTGGCCAGGGACTTCTCCAGGTCGTTGATCCAGATGTTGCGGCCGTTGACCACACCGGCCACCAGGCGCTTGCCGGGCAGCCCGCCCGCGGCGGCGAGGTCGTCCAGGTTGGCGGCCGCGGCGTCGGTGAAGTCCAGTGCCAGACCGTCGACGGGGGCCTTGGCCAGGACGGGCAGGGCGTCGCCGAGCCGGTCGAAGTAGGAGGCGACCAGGAGCTTGGGCCGGTCGGCGAGGGCGCCGAGCTCGCGATAGGCGCGGGTGGCGGCGTTGAGCTCGGCCGGGGTGCGGTCCTGCACCAGGGCGGGCTCGTCGAGCTGCACCCATGGGGCGCCGGCCGCGCGCAGATCGGCGAGCACCTCCGCGTACACGGGAAGCAGCCGGTCCAGGAGCGTCAGCGGCTCGAAGTCGGCGGCGACCCCCGGGGCGGGCTTGGCCAGCAGCAGGTAGGTGACGGGGCCGACGAGGACCGGGCGGGCCGAGAGGCCGAGCGCGAGCGCCTCCTTGAACTCGGCGACCTGCTTGGCCGAGTCGGTGGCGAACACGGTGTCCGGCCCCAACTCCGGCACCAGATAGTGGTAATTGGTGTCGAACCACTTGGTCATCTCGAGCGGCGCCACGTCCTGGGTGCCGCGAGCCATCGCGAAGTACCCGTCCAGGGCGTCGGCTTCGAAGGACGCGCGGTGCCTGGCGGGGACGGCGCCGACCATCACGCTGGTGTCCAGGACGTGGTCGTAGTACGAGAAGTCGCCGGTCGGCACCTCGTGGACGCCGGACTCCGCCAACTGCCGCCAGGTGGTGCGGCGCAGCTCCGCCGCGGTCTCCCGGAGGGCGTCCGCGGTGACGCGGCCCTTCCAGTAGCCCTCGACGGCCTTCTTCAGTTCACGGTTCGCACCCTGACGGGGGTAGCCGTACACGGTGGCCCGTGCCGCCGCGGCTGCGGACTTCGCTGTCACGGAAATCTCCTTCGCGAGATGACTCCTGAACATCCCGGCAACGGGACGCGGACGCGAAGGGATGACGGACCGTCCGGAGCCGACACGCGCCGATGGCGCGGTCTCGAACGGTATGCACGCCGACCCGCCCACGAGGTCACCGGGATTCCGCACGCGATCGGTCACGTGCGGGCAACGGGCAGGTCTTCGGACTCGCGGGCACATCCGCCGAGGCGGATTCCTACTGGCCGTCGCTTCCCGGATCCGGCGGATCCAGTGCGTATGACGGCGGTCGTTCCCACTCACCGCTGCGGGGCAGTCCCGGATTCCCACCGGGTTCCCTCTTGCGACGCGCCTGTCTGGCGGACAGGGCGAACCAGCTGCACGGGCCACCTTAGAGGGTGCGGGCCGTCTTGGGCAGCACCGGTCACCTCCCGGATGGCCCCAAGCCAGAGCTTGGGTCTCGGTGAGGAAACCCGAGGATTGACTTGGCTGTTGGGGAAGCGGGACGATCGTTTCGGGCCCAGGGCGGCAACCCGGCCGGGCCCCGCCACCGATCCGGACGGTGTCGGGGCCCGGCCGGGTGTCGACCCCCTCGCTGTCGTGTTCGGCTGGAAACGGCCTCCCGTCGGCCGGAAGGAGTCGCTGTCCGTGACCATGGCCGCAGAACCCGGGCCCGAGCCCCAACCCGAGCCCGAGTCCCAATCCGAGCCCGAGCCCCACCCGGACCGCGCCGCCCGGCAGTTCCTGTACGACCTCGGCGCCGGAGCCATCCACCACCCCGGCGGCACCCTCCTGGCCCATCTCGACCGCGTACGGCAGCGGCTCGCCGACTGGGACGCGCGCCCCGCGCTGCGCCGTGCCGGGCTCTGTCACGTGCTGTACGGCACCGACGGCTTCGCCCCCGTTTTGCTGCCGCTCGACCGGCGTGAGCGCGCCCGCGCCGTCATCGGCCCCGAGGCCGAGTCCCTCGTGTACCTCTACGCGA contains:
- the metE gene encoding 5-methyltetrahydropteroyltriglutamate--homocysteine S-methyltransferase, encoding MTAKSAAAAARATVYGYPRQGANRELKKAVEGYWKGRVTADALRETAAELRRTTWRQLAESGVHEVPTGDFSYYDHVLDTSVMVGAVPARHRASFEADALDGYFAMARGTQDVAPLEMTKWFDTNYHYLVPELGPDTVFATDSAKQVAEFKEALALGLSARPVLVGPVTYLLLAKPAPGVAADFEPLTLLDRLLPVYAEVLADLRAAGAPWVQLDEPALVQDRTPAELNAATRAYRELGALADRPKLLVASYFDRLGDALPVLAKAPVDGLALDFTDAAAANLDDLAAAGGLPGKRLVAGVVNGRNIWINDLEKSLATLGTLLGLADRVDVAASCSLLHVPIDAAAERDIDPQILRWLAFARQKTTEIVALAKGLSQGTDTIAADLAANRADLASRAGSAITHDPAVRARAAAVTDADGRRSQPYAERVAAQRAHLGLPLLPTTTIGSFPQTTALRTARADLRAGRLDTPGYEERIRNEIREVISFQEKTGIDVLVHGEPERNDMVQYFAEQLTGYLATQHGWVQSYGTRYVRPPVLAGDISRPEPMTVRWTSYANSLTDRPVKGMLTGPVTMLAWSFVRDDQPLGDTARQVALALRDEVNDLEAAGTSVIQVDEPALRETLPLRAADRAAYLYWATESFRLTTSGVRPDTQIHTHMCYAEFGDIVQAIDDLDADVISLEAARSHMQVARELAGHGYPREAGPGVYDIHSPRVPDAAEAAALLRKGLEAIPPERLWVNPDCGLKTRGWPETRASLENLVTAARTVRAELPTS
- a CDS encoding DUF6817 domain-containing protein, translating into MAAEPGPEPQPEPESQSEPEPHPDRAARQFLYDLGAGAIHHPGGTLLAHLDRVRQRLADWDARPALRRAGLCHVLYGTDGFAPVLLPLDRRERARAVIGPEAESLVYLYASCDRKTGYPALTGRGGDGLFRDRFTGRAFAPTRRRQADFAELTVANELDIASVDSEFRAHHGPGLLELFTGLRPLLTPAAWEACAILPGWTY